One part of the Sorangiineae bacterium MSr11954 genome encodes these proteins:
- a CDS encoding helix-turn-helix domain-containing protein, translated as MLDGPTDLSVGGREIALAAGGSSDRRIATAVMFSMAEGDTVVRRLRQGVHLRHFVVIAGREWLAASGLDSDTVPPAVRAFQREHLALRRWRLSEQIVFLTEQLLAPPIYGPPVHHLLLESKAIELFADGLRTIAGGEIGPGHGNLDPRAFQRIRAVKERLDASGGMPSSLAAVAKQAGMNVAALQQHFRAAFGSTVFGYLRERNLQRARQALEHGLTVSEAAFEAGYRSPANFATAFKRRFGQTPKRFRS; from the coding sequence GTGCTCGATGGCCCGACCGACCTCTCCGTGGGCGGACGCGAAATTGCGTTGGCCGCCGGAGGCAGTTCGGACAGGCGCATCGCCACGGCCGTCATGTTTTCGATGGCCGAGGGCGACACGGTCGTACGGAGACTCCGCCAGGGCGTGCACCTGCGTCACTTCGTGGTCATCGCCGGGCGCGAATGGCTCGCGGCGAGCGGGCTCGATTCGGACACGGTGCCGCCCGCGGTGCGCGCGTTCCAGCGGGAGCACCTCGCGCTCCGCCGGTGGCGGCTCTCGGAGCAAATCGTCTTTCTGACGGAGCAGCTCCTCGCACCGCCCATCTACGGCCCGCCGGTGCACCATCTGCTCCTGGAGAGCAAGGCCATCGAGCTCTTCGCCGACGGTCTTCGCACCATCGCGGGCGGGGAGATCGGGCCGGGGCACGGGAACCTCGACCCGCGCGCATTCCAACGGATCCGCGCGGTCAAAGAGCGCCTGGACGCCTCCGGCGGCATGCCTTCGTCGCTCGCCGCCGTGGCGAAGCAAGCAGGCATGAACGTCGCTGCCCTTCAGCAACACTTCCGCGCGGCCTTCGGCAGCACCGTGTTCGGATACCTGCGCGAACGGAATCTGCAACGCGCCCGTCAGGCGTTGGAGCATGGGCTCACGGTGAGCGAGGCCGCCTTCGAGGCGGGTTACCGAAGCCCCGCAAACTTCGCCACGGCGTTCAAACGCCGATTCGGTCAGACGCCGAAGCGGTTTCGCTCATGA
- a CDS encoding class I SAM-dependent methyltransferase has protein sequence MKTPMRDAAIESVLRRLYGMHQRQTPSLLFHFLPRMVLHRIKGTRYLEFDDRFFRDKLVALDRDKNEFNYAMCRALRARRVVEVGTSFGVSTLYLAAAVRENVAAYGGGGVVIGTELEPSKVAAARANFQQAGVSQYVDLREGDALTTLEDVGGEVDFVLVDTWIAVAKPALERLVPRLRPGAVVVCDQVVAAAKDYADYLGYVRNPANGFVSVTVPYSGGLEVSVRSG, from the coding sequence ATGAAAACGCCGATGCGCGACGCCGCGATCGAGAGCGTCTTGAGGCGCCTCTACGGCATGCACCAACGTCAGACGCCGTCCTTGCTCTTCCATTTCCTTCCACGCATGGTCCTTCATCGCATCAAGGGGACGCGCTATCTCGAGTTCGACGACCGATTCTTTCGCGATAAATTGGTCGCGCTCGATCGCGACAAGAACGAGTTCAACTACGCCATGTGCCGCGCGCTTCGTGCGCGTCGGGTGGTGGAGGTCGGCACCTCATTTGGTGTCTCGACCTTGTACCTCGCGGCGGCGGTTCGGGAGAACGTCGCGGCATATGGCGGCGGCGGCGTGGTGATCGGGACAGAGCTCGAGCCGTCGAAGGTAGCGGCGGCGCGGGCCAATTTCCAGCAAGCGGGGGTGTCGCAGTATGTCGACCTGCGCGAAGGTGACGCGCTGACGACCCTCGAAGACGTGGGCGGCGAGGTCGACTTCGTCCTCGTCGACACCTGGATTGCGGTCGCCAAACCCGCGCTGGAGCGATTGGTACCGCGGCTGCGGCCGGGGGCCGTGGTGGTGTGCGACCAGGTCGTGGCCGCGGCGAAGGATTATGCCGATTACCTCGGTTACGTTCGAAATCCTGCGAATGGCTTCGTGTCGGTGACCGTGCCCTACTCCGGAGGATTGGAGGTGTCGGTCCGGTCCGGGTGA